The proteins below are encoded in one region of Tepidanaerobacter syntrophicus:
- a CDS encoding Rpn family recombination-promoting nuclease/putative transposase produces MGIQNPHDKFFKEIFGNVEVAEDFFTNYLPQSILDIIDLKTIELQKDSFINKDLEESFSDLLFKVNINNTQGYIYFLFEHKSYPSKDIAFQL; encoded by the coding sequence ATGGGAATACAAAACCCCCATGACAAATTCTTTAAAGAAATATTCGGCAATGTAGAAGTAGCAGAGGACTTTTTTACTAACTACTTGCCTCAAAGCATATTAGATATTATAGACCTTAAAACTATTGAACTTCAAAAAGACAGCTTTATAAACAAGGACTTAGAAGAAAGCTTTTCAGATCTTTTATTTAAAGTAAACATAAATAATACACAAGGCTATATCTACTTTCTCTTTGAACATAAAAGCTATCCATCAAAGGACATAGCATTTCAACTCT